In Bacteriovorax sp. Seq25_V, the following are encoded in one genomic region:
- a CDS encoding GNAT family N-acetyltransferase, translating to MISRKAKEIEYQSIFLMGQDVWSDNMSETEYLETCFKSEKYKKGQWWILEDNGHIVSSLIVYKFKDQSFGIGSIATCPYERKKGYGSKLLTDVIGVYKISGHPIFLYSDIDAPFYERFGFMTLPEKYQKYRKSVCMCFGEYDDSFEPPAYF from the coding sequence ATGATTAGTAGAAAAGCTAAAGAAATTGAGTATCAGAGTATATTTCTTATGGGGCAAGATGTTTGGTCAGATAACATGAGTGAGACAGAGTATTTAGAAACTTGCTTTAAGTCAGAGAAATATAAAAAAGGACAGTGGTGGATTTTAGAAGATAATGGCCACATTGTTAGCTCGTTAATTGTCTATAAATTCAAGGACCAATCTTTCGGGATTGGTTCTATTGCTACTTGTCCCTATGAAAGAAAAAAGGGATATGGATCAAAACTATTAACAGACGTAATAGGAGTATATAAAATATCTGGGCATCCGATATTTTTATATTCAGATATTGATGCGCCATTTTATGAAAGATTTGGTTTTATGACTTTACCTGAAAAATATCAAAAGTATAGAAAGTCGGTATGTATGTGCTTTGGGGAATACGATGATTCATTTGAACCGCCTGCGTATTTTTAG
- a CDS encoding GNAT family N-acetyltransferase — translation MTLQLETKRMILTLPSVGSEDQIVEFYKENENFLAPWDPKKPDGFYTQEFWREKNLQAIREFENQKSLRLNIFLKSSNELIGMANFTGFERGPFQCCRLGYKLGQKFEGQGLMTEALEESIRYIFDELNFHRIEANYIPSNERSGNVLKRLGFTEHGVAENYLLIAGKWQDHVLTSKTNASWKDLN, via the coding sequence ATGACACTACAATTAGAAACTAAAAGAATGATTCTTACACTTCCATCTGTTGGGAGTGAAGATCAGATTGTTGAGTTTTATAAAGAGAACGAAAATTTCCTTGCTCCTTGGGACCCAAAGAAGCCAGATGGTTTTTATACTCAAGAGTTTTGGAGAGAAAAAAACCTTCAAGCAATTAGGGAATTTGAAAATCAAAAATCTCTACGCCTTAATATATTTCTTAAAAGCTCAAATGAATTAATTGGCATGGCCAACTTTACAGGTTTTGAAAGAGGGCCTTTTCAATGTTGTCGTCTTGGATACAAGTTGGGACAGAAATTTGAAGGGCAGGGTTTGATGACAGAAGCATTAGAAGAATCGATTCGTTATATATTTGATGAATTAAACTTTCATCGAATAGAAGCGAACTATATTCCAAGTAATGAGCGTAGTGGAAATGTTTTGAAACGCCTTGGCTTTACTGAACATGGAGTTGCTGAAAATTACCTTTTGATCGCCGGGAAATGGCAGGATCACGTACTTACAAGTAAAACCAATGCAAGCTGGAAAGACCTAAACTAA
- a CDS encoding ABC transporter substrate-binding protein — MRIALLLALTLLVSSPLPSVAMEPISLITEEWPPYNYTENNVITGYSTELVQLIIKELGIKEDIKIYPSMRATQTLETSKRTMLFSFIKTKEREKRYKWIGPFGSQSIHFYKRKNSSLVIQSIADAKKVNSICSRSGGLIFNKLNELGFKNLDTSTRAKSIYLKTIIGRCDLAISETALGYIHWMKELNQPLDVLKETPVKVTEAPLYIVATKDIPDSEIEMWQKALKKVINSKEYIKIANKYGL; from the coding sequence ATGAGAATAGCTTTGTTACTTGCTCTTACACTATTAGTTAGTAGTCCACTACCTAGCGTGGCAATGGAACCTATTTCTCTGATCACTGAAGAATGGCCTCCCTATAATTATACTGAAAACAATGTCATCACAGGTTATTCAACTGAACTTGTACAACTAATAATAAAAGAACTTGGCATTAAAGAGGATATAAAGATTTATCCTAGTATGCGCGCGACTCAAACTTTAGAAACATCTAAGCGTACAATGCTATTCTCATTTATCAAAACTAAAGAAAGAGAAAAACGATATAAGTGGATCGGCCCTTTTGGTTCTCAGTCCATACATTTTTACAAAAGAAAAAATAGCTCACTAGTAATTCAATCGATCGCTGATGCAAAGAAAGTAAATTCAATCTGCAGTAGAAGTGGCGGCCTAATCTTTAACAAACTAAACGAGCTTGGTTTTAAGAATCTAGATACGAGCACAAGAGCTAAAAGTATTTACCTTAAAACGATAATAGGCCGTTGTGACCTTGCCATCAGTGAAACAGCACTAGGCTATATTCATTGGATGAAAGAATTGAATCAACCATTGGATGTCCTTAAAGAAACCCCTGTTAAAGTTACAGAAGCTCCTCTGTATATTGTAGCGACCAAAGATATTCCAGATAGTGAAATAGAAATGTGGCAAAAGGCACTTAAAAAAGTTATTAACTCAAAGGAGTATATAAAAATCGCGAATAAGTATGGTCTTTAG
- a CDS encoding serine hydrolase, with translation MISLYQIKKFTLIGLLIIGNNTMANIDDKVRDVVKKYNIPSLSVMVLSQEKILVQSSFGVRKSGEDDKIKETDSFHLGSCGKAFTATLILKLQDEGKLSVEDSITKYLKTLDAKKFADIKIKHLLSHTGGIKANVEGGPWGSMFSFDITPSQGRDIAINFLNTAKRTAKAGSEFIYSNIGYMLLGQIIEKVESRPFEEVLTTKLFKPFEMNSCSYGPAGRNDNSSQPWAHQFVDGKYIPQDPKLIGSDNPPALSPAGGISCGQGDWAKFIWFVMNVGKNSKYLSPEGRAFISKVNLDDYTFGAWGKVSRDWSGILLIHAGSNTLNYSYAIVGLDKKFAFLINTNSPSQEAVLEMVPFLKEYYINSLQ, from the coding sequence ATGATTTCTCTATATCAAATTAAGAAGTTCACATTAATAGGATTACTAATTATAGGCAATAATACGATGGCAAATATTGATGATAAAGTTAGAGATGTAGTTAAGAAATATAATATCCCATCATTATCTGTCATGGTTCTGTCACAAGAAAAAATTCTAGTTCAGTCGAGCTTTGGTGTTAGAAAAAGTGGCGAAGATGATAAAATCAAAGAGACTGATTCATTTCACCTTGGTTCGTGTGGTAAAGCATTTACTGCGACTTTGATTTTGAAGCTACAGGATGAAGGAAAGCTTAGTGTTGAGGATTCAATTACAAAATATTTAAAGACTCTTGATGCAAAAAAATTCGCTGATATAAAAATCAAACACCTCTTATCACATACTGGTGGCATAAAGGCCAATGTCGAGGGCGGGCCTTGGGGGAGTATGTTTTCATTTGATATCACTCCATCTCAAGGAAGAGACATTGCAATTAATTTCCTAAATACAGCTAAGCGAACAGCTAAAGCGGGCTCTGAATTTATCTACAGTAATATTGGATACATGCTTCTTGGGCAAATTATTGAAAAAGTTGAATCTAGGCCATTTGAAGAAGTTCTAACGACAAAACTGTTTAAACCTTTTGAAATGAACTCTTGTTCATATGGTCCAGCTGGTAGAAATGATAATTCATCACAGCCTTGGGCACATCAGTTCGTTGATGGAAAATATATTCCACAAGACCCAAAGTTAATAGGCTCAGATAATCCACCAGCATTAAGCCCTGCGGGAGGAATAAGCTGTGGTCAGGGTGATTGGGCCAAGTTTATTTGGTTTGTTATGAATGTTGGAAAAAATAGTAAATATCTAAGCCCTGAGGGAAGAGCGTTTATAAGCAAAGTAAATCTTGATGATTACACTTTTGGTGCATGGGGAAAGGTTAGTCGAGATTGGTCTGGAATATTACTAATTCATGCAGGATCAAATACACTTAATTACTCATATGCGATTGTAGGTCTCGATAAGAAATTTGCCTTTTTGATAAATACAAACTCGCCATCACAAGAAGCGGTTCTTGAAATGGTTCCTTTCCTAAAAGAGTATTACATAAACTCCTTGCAATAA
- a CDS encoding CHASE domain-containing protein: protein MEERAQKKNVFIKYLFLIVGLTLSGWFFKLTYEKQRLNASSGIRKQLEQSYSKINSDLSVSTEVLYSLSNLLNTFPDLNAYEFNQFTKNLSTRKDAILMIEWQPRVFEKDRIEFEVKARKKGVTNFKIVEPDGDGKLITAKDREEHFPVLYGITTRGHSLSIGLDLAWSPERMQSKYKSRDTGRPMASNTFRVVHSNTNQNSAPGFAITLPVYEGNFIPQDIEARRAKLKGYLASVIYLENFLGPITEDIRKNDLEILITDLATNEVISKKIEPPSAILSEIREIDIYGQKWRLEVFATDKFLSNYMDIPQYLFPTALFLFTLILYFFLTQKEKQNRELLKTRSELQNALREANVATHSKMIFLANMSHEIRTPMNAILGYSNLIKNEPDENTRLDYIERMEKSGHHLLKILEDILHVSSHEVSKIKLRNDDFKLHELIHDVNNIIMTKFSDTNVQFECIVEADDINLHGDPVRLRQVLINLLNNAYKFTEEGFIRLTCKNVKADNGEYLVTFSVSDSGVGIDEKYLANIFSPFSQEDETFRRNQGGVGLGLSIVNNIIEMMGGTISVNSTKGRGTSFTLEIPFTDAKVSSENVPTVVEKEILKETESTLRGKRILAAEDDEDAKFLLKVYLNGQDFEVDYVTNGVELLERYKETQYDLILTDIQMPELDGLSAVKILRDSEDKTPIIIMSAHALPEENERGLKAGANDFITKPLNKENLIAAIKRQLSSPSI from the coding sequence ATGGAAGAAAGAGCACAGAAAAAAAATGTTTTCATCAAATATCTATTCCTTATAGTTGGACTTACACTTTCTGGGTGGTTCTTTAAATTAACATACGAGAAGCAGAGATTAAACGCAAGCTCAGGAATTAGAAAACAACTCGAGCAGTCGTATTCCAAGATAAATTCCGACTTAAGTGTGTCAACGGAAGTACTATACTCTCTTTCTAATCTTCTTAATACATTTCCTGACCTAAATGCATATGAATTTAATCAGTTTACTAAAAACTTGAGCACGAGAAAAGATGCTATCTTGATGATTGAATGGCAGCCTCGTGTATTTGAAAAAGATAGAATAGAATTCGAGGTGAAAGCAAGAAAGAAAGGTGTAACAAATTTCAAGATCGTTGAACCAGACGGTGATGGAAAACTAATCACAGCAAAAGATCGCGAGGAACATTTCCCAGTCCTCTATGGAATTACAACAAGAGGTCACAGTCTTTCAATAGGTCTTGATCTTGCGTGGTCGCCAGAGCGTATGCAGTCAAAGTATAAGTCTAGAGATACTGGAAGGCCGATGGCATCTAATACGTTTAGAGTTGTGCATTCAAATACAAATCAGAACTCTGCACCAGGTTTCGCGATAACTCTTCCTGTATATGAAGGGAACTTTATCCCTCAAGATATTGAAGCCCGTCGCGCGAAACTAAAAGGATATCTTGCCTCAGTTATTTATCTCGAAAATTTCTTAGGTCCAATTACTGAAGATATTAGAAAAAATGATCTTGAAATTCTTATTACCGATCTCGCAACAAATGAAGTCATTTCCAAGAAGATAGAACCGCCATCTGCAATTCTGAGTGAAATAAGAGAAATCGATATTTACGGCCAGAAATGGAGACTAGAAGTATTTGCTACAGATAAGTTTCTTTCTAACTATATGGATATTCCACAGTACTTATTTCCGACGGCGCTCTTTCTTTTTACATTAATCCTTTATTTCTTTCTCACACAAAAAGAAAAACAAAACAGGGAATTACTTAAGACGAGATCCGAGCTACAAAATGCCCTTAGAGAAGCAAATGTGGCAACACATTCCAAGATGATCTTTTTAGCGAATATGAGTCATGAAATTCGCACTCCGATGAATGCCATTCTGGGATATTCAAATCTCATAAAGAATGAGCCTGATGAGAACACCCGCCTCGACTACATTGAGAGGATGGAAAAAAGTGGTCATCATCTTTTAAAAATTCTCGAAGATATTCTCCATGTATCAAGTCACGAAGTAAGTAAGATTAAGCTTAGAAATGATGATTTTAAGCTTCACGAGCTAATTCATGATGTTAATAATATCATTATGACCAAGTTCTCAGACACAAATGTTCAATTTGAATGTATTGTCGAGGCGGATGACATCAATCTACATGGAGATCCAGTAAGGCTACGTCAGGTCTTAATTAATTTACTAAATAATGCATATAAGTTTACGGAAGAAGGGTTTATCAGATTAACATGTAAAAATGTTAAAGCTGATAATGGTGAATATCTCGTAACTTTTAGTGTTTCAGACAGTGGCGTTGGTATTGATGAAAAGTATCTTGCGAATATTTTTAGTCCCTTTAGCCAAGAAGATGAAACCTTTAGACGCAATCAAGGTGGCGTAGGACTTGGACTTTCTATCGTTAACAATATTATTGAAATGATGGGGGGAACAATTAGTGTTAATTCGACAAAAGGAAGAGGAACATCTTTTACACTCGAAATACCATTTACTGATGCAAAAGTAAGTAGCGAAAATGTCCCTACCGTTGTCGAGAAAGAAATATTAAAAGAAACTGAATCAACACTTCGCGGAAAACGTATACTTGCAGCAGAGGATGATGAGGATGCAAAATTTCTTCTAAAAGTCTATCTCAATGGTCAAGATTTTGAAGTTGATTATGTCACCAATGGAGTAGAACTTTTAGAGAGATATAAAGAAACCCAATATGATCTGATACTAACAGATATTCAAATGCCGGAACTTGATGGATTAAGTGCCGTTAAAATTTTAAGAGATAGCGAAGACAAAACGCCCATTATCATTATGAGTGCCCATGCACTACCAGAAGAGAATGAGCGCGGGCTCAAGGCCGGTGCCAATGATTTTATCACCAAGCCACTTAATAAAGAGAACCTCATTGCTGCAATCAAGAGACAATTGAGTTCTCCATCAATTTAG